In Blastopirellula sediminis, the following proteins share a genomic window:
- a CDS encoding FeoA family protein encodes MKTLSGFKVGDRVTVSSIEGDDDISVRLLEMGLVPGVELEVVGYAPLGDPIEIELIGYRLSLRKSEASRVLVTDKFS; translated from the coding sequence ATGAAGACCCTCTCTGGCTTCAAAGTGGGTGATCGAGTCACCGTCAGCTCGATCGAAGGGGACGACGACATCTCGGTTCGCTTGCTCGAGATGGGTCTGGTGCCAGGGGTTGAACTAGAGGTCGTTGGTTACGCTCCGCTGGGGGACCCGATTGAGATCGAGTTGATCGGCTATCGGTTGTCGCTCCGCAAGTCCGAAGCGTCGCGCGTTCTGGTCACCGATAAATTCTCGTAG
- a CDS encoding rhamnulokinase: MATKTYLAVDVGASSGRVLGGVFDGERIRLEELHRFENGPTHAAGGMYWDLLLLWKNIKEGLKAAKAKYGDDIVSMGVDTWGVDFAFLGDDGELLGNPRHYRDPRTKGIFDDAFQIATREEIFAETGLQFLEFNSLYQLYAMRRAQSSILDAAEDFLMMPDIFHWLLTGEKGNEVTNATTTQLYNPVTKGWSKKLIDKFGLPSVFKEILPTGTNLGKLRAEVAAATGIRTAEVILPGTHDTASAVAAVPAAQSSGKTPNWCYISSGTWSLMGVETTHPVINAKCAEYNFTNEGGIGGTTRLLKNIGGLWLVQECRRIWKEAGHEYSWSELVRMSEAATPLASLIDPDHPSFSAPVNMPQAIRDFCTRTGQKPPQSEGEVIRCALESLAMRYRQVHGWLQELTGGEIDTIHIVGGGAQNTLLSQFAADSCKCRVVAGPTEATAVGNLMTQAVSLGDIGNLWESREVVRNSFAVTEFQPRNTTAWDEAYGRFLNLLNK; encoded by the coding sequence ATGGCGACCAAAACCTATTTAGCAGTTGATGTCGGCGCCTCGAGCGGCCGCGTTCTCGGCGGCGTATTCGATGGCGAGCGAATTCGCCTGGAAGAACTCCACCGGTTTGAGAATGGGCCGACCCACGCCGCCGGAGGCATGTACTGGGACTTGCTCCTCCTTTGGAAGAACATCAAGGAAGGGCTGAAAGCGGCCAAAGCGAAATATGGGGATGACATCGTCAGCATGGGGGTCGATACCTGGGGCGTCGACTTCGCCTTCCTGGGAGACGACGGCGAGCTGCTCGGCAACCCGCGCCATTACCGCGATCCCCGGACCAAGGGGATCTTCGACGACGCCTTTCAAATCGCCACGCGGGAAGAAATCTTCGCCGAAACCGGGCTGCAATTTCTCGAATTTAATTCGCTCTATCAGCTCTATGCGATGCGTCGGGCGCAAAGTTCGATCCTCGACGCGGCGGAAGATTTTTTGATGATGCCCGATATTTTTCATTGGCTGCTGACCGGCGAAAAAGGGAACGAAGTTACCAACGCCACCACGACGCAGCTCTACAATCCGGTCACCAAGGGCTGGTCGAAAAAGCTGATCGACAAGTTCGGCCTCCCCAGCGTCTTCAAAGAGATCCTCCCGACCGGTACGAACCTGGGCAAGCTGCGAGCCGAAGTCGCCGCCGCGACCGGCATTCGAACCGCCGAGGTGATCTTGCCCGGCACGCATGACACGGCCAGCGCCGTCGCCGCCGTTCCGGCCGCACAGTCCTCCGGCAAAACGCCCAACTGGTGCTACATCTCCAGCGGCACGTGGAGCTTGATGGGGGTCGAAACGACCCACCCGGTCATCAACGCCAAGTGCGCCGAGTACAACTTCACCAACGAAGGGGGAATCGGCGGCACGACCCGGCTGCTGAAGAACATCGGCGGGCTCTGGCTGGTACAGGAATGCCGCCGCATCTGGAAAGAAGCGGGGCACGAATACAGCTGGTCCGAACTGGTCCGCATGTCGGAAGCGGCCACTCCGCTCGCGTCGCTGATCGATCCCGATCATCCGAGCTTCTCGGCCCCGGTCAACATGCCGCAGGCGATTCGCGACTTCTGCACGCGCACCGGTCAAAAGCCGCCGCAGTCGGAAGGCGAAGTAATCCGCTGTGCGCTCGAAAGCCTGGCGATGCGTTACCGCCAGGTCCATGGTTGGCTGCAAGAGCTGACCGGCGGCGAGATCGACACGATTCATATCGTCGGCGGCGGGGCGCAGAACACGCTGCTCAGCCAGTTCGCAGCCGACTCTTGCAAATGCCGCGTCGTCGCGGGTCCGACCGAAGCGACGGCGGTCGGCAACTTGATGACGCAAGCCGTTTCGCTCGGCGACATCGGCAACTTGTGGGAAAGCCGCGAAGTGGTTCGCAACAGCTTTGCGGTTACCGAATTCCAGCCTCGCAACACGACCGCATGGGACGAAGCGTACGGTCGATTCCTCAACCTACTCAACAAATAA
- a CDS encoding DUF4253 domain-containing protein: protein MNLDEAAALLAELSGQEVRPYATRDFGRDQNPAARSVAVSLDDSFEILGEIRPQLGPGILAFVGCTRSLAEGADPEGSEVVVACGDNQFDILRIAQTDAANFDMDTEDLVRKLQEYDAKFGIDIFHAETDTIQFRLLQLPDDMPAFCSDLYEFCPDIVDQGVESEEELGRIISESSVVYLWWD from the coding sequence ATGAATCTTGACGAGGCCGCCGCTTTGTTGGCGGAGCTATCTGGCCAGGAAGTCCGTCCCTACGCGACGCGTGATTTTGGTCGCGATCAAAACCCGGCAGCGCGCTCGGTCGCCGTTTCGCTCGACGACTCGTTCGAGATCCTTGGTGAGATTCGCCCGCAACTTGGACCGGGGATTCTGGCTTTCGTCGGCTGCACGCGCTCGCTGGCGGAAGGGGCTGATCCCGAGGGGAGCGAAGTGGTGGTCGCATGCGGCGACAATCAGTTCGACATCTTGCGGATCGCCCAGACTGATGCGGCGAACTTCGACATGGATACCGAAGATCTGGTGCGGAAGCTGCAAGAGTACGATGCGAAATTCGGCATCGACATCTTTCATGCCGAGACCGACACGATCCAGTTCCGCCTGTTGCAGCTACCCGACGATATGCCGGCGTTTTGCTCGGACTTGTACGAGTTCTGCCCCGATATCGTCGACCAGGGAGTCGAGTCGGAGGAAGAACTGGGGCGGATCATTTCGGAGTCAAGCGTCGTCTATCTTTGGTGGGACTGA
- a CDS encoding ATP-binding protein has protein sequence MSPNDYPNNHLSDEQLLRSAPFAEAWARLDYVWQSNRRCAVVIGPSGVGKSTLLARYGAQLEKKHVAVAQIAATGLAAYDMATMLVEAWGGRLKPAQYPTIALADQLSVLTAERHAAVLFLDNADEMTMDATNVVLQLLRAPAHDGVKLTVVLAAQEGSLRKIDRRILELCELRVDLEPWTVEETQDFVESTLLEQEDFPEVDEAAIARIHALAEGSPRRVTQLLNLSLTAGAAQHLPQIDAETVEGLYGELGVL, from the coding sequence ATGTCCCCAAACGACTATCCCAATAACCACCTGAGCGACGAGCAATTGCTCCGTAGCGCGCCGTTTGCCGAAGCTTGGGCACGGCTCGACTACGTCTGGCAGTCGAACCGGCGCTGCGCGGTGGTGATCGGACCGTCGGGGGTCGGCAAGTCGACGCTGTTGGCTCGCTACGGCGCCCAGTTGGAAAAGAAGCACGTTGCGGTCGCTCAGATCGCCGCGACTGGACTGGCCGCCTACGACATGGCCACGATGCTGGTCGAAGCGTGGGGAGGCCGTCTGAAGCCCGCGCAGTACCCGACCATCGCCCTGGCCGATCAGCTGTCGGTTCTGACGGCGGAGCGTCACGCCGCGGTCCTCTTTTTGGACAACGCCGACGAGATGACGATGGACGCCACTAACGTCGTGCTCCAGCTGCTTCGCGCTCCGGCGCATGACGGCGTGAAGCTGACGGTGGTGCTAGCGGCGCAGGAAGGATCGCTCCGCAAGATCGATCGCCGCATTCTGGAACTGTGCGAGCTGCGAGTCGATCTCGAGCCGTGGACCGTCGAAGAGACGCAAGACTTCGTCGAGTCGACGCTGCTGGAGCAGGAGGATTTCCCCGAAGTGGACGAAGCGGCGATCGCTCGGATCCATGCGCTGGCGGAAGGTTCCCCCCGCCGCGTTACGCAGCTGCTCAATCTGAGCCTGACGGCCGGCGCCGCCCAACATCTGCCGCAGATTGATGCGGAGACGGTGGAAGGACTCTACGGCGAGCTGGGCGTGCTCTAA
- a CDS encoding right-handed parallel beta-helix repeat-containing protein → MKTLGSLLIALALTAASFAFEIHMSPNGDDTADGTAAAPLKSFPAVLERLKGWHADGDVEVVMQAGVYHVEEPIVVGPEHQPAGCKILFRAARGAWPSISGGRKITGWAVDENGAWTTEIPEVKQGEWRFRELFVNSAPATRARHPNEGYFRIEKSLPDRRSGFTFKPGDIPAAANGAELVFLHDWSMSRIDIASIDEATHTLKTKFSIGPSAAHYAIDHFEPHPRYYLENSLALLDQPGEWYLDEASGKLTYLPREGETLENTEFIAPAAKQLVVVRGTDKKPVCGVRFEFIEFQHAAWPLPAEGYASSQATMHEARDASPRSNSRGIMPAAILFEMAENCSIVDGRIANIGCSGVWFGSRTKNCFIERCLIEDISGNGVNIGEDRNRRVDGKPWSEAAPQQIARGNRVENCVIRRTGRQFFGSIGVWVAFAAETKVVHNEITDLPYSGVSVGWLWNPTPTPVEKNVVEANHIHHVMQKLSDGGGIYTLGRQPGTRLAGNHIHDIPLNAGRAESNGMFLDEGSDQITIEGNLIYNIDRSPLRFHKAQEMFVRRNVLVCRDAAIPPLRYNSTNPETIEQTDNVVLTADKFDLATYEKMVAGSGVEQTPPFLLPRQY, encoded by the coding sequence ATGAAAACGCTTGGTTCGCTGCTCATCGCGCTTGCATTGACCGCAGCTTCCTTCGCCTTCGAGATTCACATGTCTCCCAATGGCGACGACACGGCTGACGGCACTGCCGCCGCGCCGCTCAAGTCGTTCCCGGCCGTGCTGGAGAGATTGAAGGGTTGGCATGCCGACGGCGATGTCGAGGTCGTCATGCAGGCTGGCGTCTATCACGTAGAAGAGCCGATCGTCGTCGGGCCTGAGCATCAGCCGGCTGGTTGCAAAATCTTGTTTCGCGCGGCGCGTGGAGCCTGGCCGTCGATCAGCGGCGGACGCAAGATCACCGGCTGGGCGGTCGACGAGAACGGCGCTTGGACGACCGAAATTCCGGAAGTAAAGCAGGGCGAGTGGCGATTTCGCGAACTGTTCGTCAACAGCGCGCCGGCGACGCGGGCCCGTCATCCGAACGAAGGCTATTTCCGAATCGAGAAGTCGCTTCCGGATCGCCGCAGCGGTTTCACTTTTAAGCCTGGGGACATTCCCGCTGCGGCCAATGGCGCCGAGCTCGTCTTTCTGCATGACTGGTCGATGTCGCGGATCGATATCGCGTCGATCGATGAAGCGACCCACACGCTGAAGACGAAGTTTTCGATCGGTCCGTCGGCGGCGCATTACGCGATTGACCACTTCGAGCCCCACCCGCGCTATTACCTGGAAAACTCTCTGGCGCTGCTCGATCAGCCGGGCGAATGGTACCTGGACGAAGCGTCCGGCAAGTTGACCTATCTGCCGCGTGAAGGAGAGACGCTGGAAAACACGGAGTTCATCGCACCGGCGGCGAAGCAATTGGTGGTGGTGCGTGGAACGGACAAGAAACCGGTTTGCGGCGTTCGGTTTGAGTTTATCGAGTTTCAACATGCCGCCTGGCCGTTGCCGGCGGAAGGTTACGCGTCGTCGCAAGCGACCATGCATGAAGCGCGCGATGCGTCTCCCCGGTCGAATTCTCGCGGCATCATGCCGGCGGCGATCTTGTTTGAAATGGCGGAAAACTGCTCGATCGTCGACGGCCGGATCGCCAACATCGGCTGCTCTGGCGTCTGGTTCGGCTCGCGCACCAAGAACTGTTTCATCGAGCGTTGCCTGATCGAGGATATCAGCGGCAACGGCGTGAACATCGGCGAAGACCGCAATCGTCGCGTCGATGGAAAGCCGTGGAGCGAAGCGGCGCCGCAGCAAATTGCCCGCGGCAATCGGGTGGAGAATTGCGTCATTCGCCGCACCGGTCGCCAGTTCTTCGGCTCGATCGGCGTCTGGGTGGCGTTCGCCGCTGAGACCAAAGTGGTCCACAACGAAATCACCGACCTCCCCTACTCCGGCGTTTCGGTCGGTTGGCTTTGGAATCCGACGCCGACCCCGGTCGAAAAGAACGTGGTCGAAGCGAATCATATCCATCACGTGATGCAGAAGCTGAGCGATGGGGGCGGCATCTATACGCTGGGACGACAGCCAGGCACGCGTCTGGCCGGCAATCACATTCATGACATTCCGCTGAACGCCGGTCGGGCCGAGTCGAACGGGATGTTCCTCGATGAAGGAAGCGATCAGATCACGATCGAAGGAAACCTGATCTACAACATCGATCGTTCCCCCTTACGCTTCCATAAGGCGCAAGAGATGTTCGTACGCCGCAACGTCTTGGTCTGCCGCGACGCCGCGATTCCCCCGCTTCGTTACAACAGCACGAATCCCGAGACGATCGAGCAGACCGATAACGTCGTGCTGACGGCCGACAAATTCGACCTGGCGACCTACGAGAAGATGGTTGCCGGGAGCGGCGTCGAGCAGACCCCTCCGTTTTTGCTCCCCCGTCAATATTGA
- a CDS encoding FeoA family protein — protein sequence MIPLDMLPIGQTAEIADVLGDLNDVKRLAEMGMRCGAVVQVVQQGSPCIVRVNGCSLCFRECAHLQVFVQPVATVA from the coding sequence ATGATTCCTCTCGACATGCTACCGATCGGTCAGACGGCCGAAATCGCCGACGTCCTGGGTGACCTGAACGACGTGAAGCGTTTGGCCGAGATGGGAATGCGATGCGGAGCCGTCGTCCAGGTGGTCCAGCAAGGAAGTCCTTGCATCGTCCGTGTGAATGGATGCTCCCTCTGTTTCCGTGAGTGCGCCCACCTGCAAGTCTTCGTTCAGCCGGTCGCGACCGTCGCATGA
- a CDS encoding RrF2 family transcriptional regulator — MNISAKTEYACVAMIELAALYESGEPVRVRELAATHGIPVNFLTQILLQLKGAGMVQSTRGSTGGYRLARDPSEISIYDIHRVIEGDNDQPCGALQKPTPAAAALKSLCCEAAAAQREILSSATLADMAEKAGSTVEDMFYI; from the coding sequence TTGAACATCTCCGCCAAAACCGAATACGCATGCGTCGCCATGATCGAATTGGCGGCGCTCTACGAATCTGGCGAACCGGTTCGCGTTCGCGAGTTGGCGGCGACGCATGGCATTCCGGTCAACTTTCTGACGCAGATCCTGCTGCAGCTCAAAGGCGCCGGGATGGTGCAAAGCACCCGCGGTTCGACCGGCGGCTATCGCTTGGCCCGCGATCCAAGTGAGATCTCGATCTACGACATTCATCGGGTGATCGAAGGCGACAACGATCAACCGTGCGGCGCGCTGCAAAAGCCGACTCCGGCCGCGGCGGCGCTGAAGAGCCTTTGCTGCGAAGCGGCGGCGGCTCAGCGCGAAATTCTCTCGTCGGCGACGCTGGCCGACATGGCGGAAAAGGCGGGGAGCACCGTCGAAGATATGTTCTATATCTAG
- a CDS encoding phosphoadenylyl-sulfate reductase, with product MKTQVLTESGKLEPTEELLAELAAKSEELESATPEEIIAWAAERFGTKLTMGTAFGPEGCTILYILSKIAPETPVFNLDTGYQFRETLELRDRIAEKLGIEVELMKPDLTVEEYEAQTGGLPLYKTNPTQCCFDRKITVLKRGAEGKHAWISAIRRDQSDDRARASIVGWDKKFGLVKVNPLANVTKSWVWKMITDHDIPYNPLHDQGYTSIGCWPCTRAVTAGEDERAGRWSGFAKTECGLHTLDDDTNK from the coding sequence ATGAAGACGCAAGTGCTGACCGAATCCGGAAAACTTGAGCCGACCGAAGAGCTTCTGGCCGAATTGGCTGCGAAGAGCGAAGAGCTTGAATCGGCGACTCCGGAAGAAATTATCGCTTGGGCGGCCGAGCGATTTGGGACGAAGTTGACCATGGGAACCGCCTTCGGTCCCGAAGGTTGCACGATCCTCTACATTCTCTCGAAGATCGCCCCCGAGACGCCGGTCTTCAATCTCGACACCGGATACCAGTTTCGCGAAACCCTAGAGCTCCGCGATCGGATCGCCGAGAAGCTCGGGATCGAGGTCGAACTGATGAAGCCCGATCTGACCGTCGAAGAGTACGAAGCGCAGACCGGCGGCTTGCCCCTCTACAAAACGAACCCGACGCAGTGCTGCTTCGATCGCAAGATTACCGTGCTGAAGCGCGGCGCCGAAGGGAAGCATGCCTGGATCAGCGCGATCCGCCGCGATCAAAGCGATGACCGAGCCCGTGCGTCGATCGTCGGCTGGGACAAAAAGTTCGGCTTGGTGAAAGTCAATCCGCTGGCCAACGTGACGAAGTCATGGGTCTGGAAAATGATCACCGACCATGACATCCCGTATAACCCGCTGCATGACCAGGGTTACACCAGCATCGGCTGCTGGCCATGCACGCGAGCCGTCACCGCCGGCGAAGATGAACGAGCGGGACGCTGGAGCGGTTTTGCGAAGACCGAGTGCGGACTGCACACGCTGGACGACGACACGAACAAGTAA
- a CDS encoding 16S rRNA (uracil(1498)-N(3))-methyltransferase, which yields MSHRFFLEAPITAETVDIEGPEAHHLLHVMRAKIGDKVTLFDDSGAQFAAEIIAVGRKSATARILERQEVSRELPVSLTIAAALPKGDRQRWLVEKCVELGVTDLVPLETERSGSLKKEKSLDKLRGYVIDASKQCERNRLMRIGESASLPSFWEASPSALRLIADPVAQEAVSDLLPSVPTDVIIAVGPEGGFSPAEYEAALAAGWRGFRLGKRILRIETAALAAAAAVAAAYDQLDPDAA from the coding sequence ATGTCGCATCGATTTTTCCTCGAAGCCCCAATTACTGCAGAAACCGTTGATATTGAGGGGCCAGAGGCCCATCACCTGCTTCATGTGATGCGAGCAAAAATTGGCGATAAAGTGACGCTGTTCGATGATAGCGGCGCTCAGTTCGCCGCCGAGATCATCGCCGTCGGCCGCAAATCGGCGACTGCCCGGATCCTGGAGCGGCAGGAAGTAAGCCGCGAGCTTCCAGTCTCGCTCACGATCGCCGCTGCACTGCCGAAGGGAGATCGCCAGCGGTGGCTGGTCGAAAAGTGCGTCGAGCTAGGGGTGACCGATCTCGTGCCGCTGGAGACCGAACGGAGCGGCTCGCTGAAAAAAGAAAAGTCGCTCGACAAGCTTCGCGGCTACGTCATCGACGCTAGCAAGCAATGCGAGCGGAACCGCTTGATGCGAATCGGCGAGTCGGCGTCGCTCCCATCTTTTTGGGAAGCCTCACCCAGCGCGCTGCGGTTAATCGCCGATCCGGTCGCCCAGGAAGCTGTCAGTGACCTTTTGCCGAGCGTGCCGACCGACGTGATCATCGCGGTCGGTCCCGAGGGAGGTTTTTCGCCGGCCGAGTACGAAGCGGCGCTAGCAGCCGGGTGGCGCGGCTTCCGCTTGGGCAAACGCATCTTGCGGATTGAAACGGCAGCGCTAGCGGCGGCAGCGGCAGTTGCGGCCGCCTATGACCAGCTAGACCCCGATGCGGCCTAG
- a CDS encoding Gfo/Idh/MocA family protein, giving the protein MIRVGLVGVGFMGWIHYLAYQKVRSMKLAAVSSRDPKRLKGDWRGIKGNFGPPGEQINLKGIAGYSTYEELLADDSIDMVDLCLPPAIHADYTIKAFEAGKHVLVEKPIAVTVADAKKMVKASQKTGKMLLTAHSLPFFPEYNFALKAARSGQYGKVLGGSFKRTISDPTWVDGFWDPVKVGGPMVDLQIHDSHWIRLLFGMPTAVTSQGRMRGDVVEYVSSQFEFADKSLVVNLNAGVIDQPTRSFAHGFEIHFEEATMLFDFCVIDDKPVLSMPLTVIPKKGKSKQPKLAGGDPVEAFIAEMKEAAASIESGTPSEILSGEVAADALLLCYKQTEAVVKGRKVKV; this is encoded by the coding sequence ATGATTCGCGTTGGACTCGTCGGCGTCGGTTTCATGGGCTGGATTCACTATCTGGCCTACCAAAAAGTTCGTTCGATGAAACTGGCCGCCGTCAGCTCGCGCGATCCCAAACGTTTGAAAGGGGACTGGCGCGGCATCAAGGGGAACTTCGGTCCTCCCGGCGAACAGATCAATCTGAAGGGGATCGCCGGCTACTCGACCTACGAAGAGCTGCTGGCCGACGACTCGATCGACATGGTCGACCTCTGCTTGCCCCCGGCCATTCACGCCGATTACACCATCAAGGCGTTTGAAGCCGGCAAGCACGTCCTGGTCGAAAAGCCGATCGCGGTGACCGTCGCCGACGCCAAGAAGATGGTGAAAGCGTCGCAAAAGACCGGCAAAATGCTGCTGACCGCTCACTCGCTGCCGTTCTTCCCGGAATACAACTTCGCCCTCAAAGCGGCTCGTAGCGGCCAATACGGCAAAGTCCTCGGCGGCAGCTTCAAACGCACAATCTCCGACCCGACTTGGGTCGACGGCTTCTGGGATCCGGTCAAAGTAGGCGGCCCGATGGTCGACTTGCAGATTCATGACTCGCACTGGATCCGCTTACTGTTCGGCATGCCGACCGCAGTCACCAGCCAAGGTCGCATGCGGGGCGACGTGGTCGAATACGTCAGCTCGCAGTTCGAGTTTGCAGACAAGAGCCTGGTCGTCAACTTGAACGCCGGCGTGATCGATCAGCCGACTCGTTCGTTCGCCCATGGCTTCGAGATTCACTTTGAAGAAGCGACGATGCTGTTCGACTTCTGCGTGATCGACGACAAGCCGGTTCTCTCGATGCCGCTGACCGTCATCCCGAAGAAGGGGAAATCGAAGCAGCCGAAACTGGCCGGCGGCGATCCGGTCGAAGCGTTCATCGCCGAGATGAAAGAAGCGGCCGCGTCGATCGAATCGGGCACGCCGTCCGAAATCCTCTCCGGCGAAGTCGCCGCCGACGCGCTGTTGCTCTGCTACAAGCAAACCGAAGCGGTCGTCAAAGGTCGCAAGGTGAAGGTCTAG
- a CDS encoding cation:proton antiporter: MQPTTAEQVVLDLIVILTAGALSGAFCRRFHISSLVGYLIIGAICGSGGLGLFTSESEVLAHLAEIGALFLLFSIGMEISLDEVQEFAFRLLVGGPIQLIAVSVPAALIIRGLGFDWSAAILLGSAIALSSTVLVFRALKEAGVQTSVAGVSSISVLIFQDMAIVPLMLMVPLLAGASEKSGLDLAKLGLYSLMFLAIIPVSGSIVRRIGVPVLQRLRSRELLVLFALAVLGGMCFLAHELDLPAALGAFAAGLILSGNRLTQQVDALILPFRETFAAIFFISLGGLLHIEQAVRDPALVLIGLPVILLLKTIGGALALRAVGVRWPVAFCFGLGLSQVGELSFLLLSEGMQLKLISDDQYNQMLVLAIATLLLTPAMIKYGIRAVGDRLSEVVKHVKKLKRPPSDVKEAVVIGVGPIAKQVASRFEMLGISVCFVDMNAVNTYPLEQLGFRTVTGDATKMKTLEQAEVDRAQLVLVSVPSDDAAVAIVRSIRKLNKKATIMARCRYLETRGRLTASGADLAIDEESHVASALLTMVDSLDLAPH; encoded by the coding sequence ATGCAACCGACGACTGCGGAACAAGTCGTTCTCGACCTGATCGTGATTCTGACGGCAGGCGCCCTTTCCGGCGCCTTCTGCCGCCGGTTTCATATTTCGTCGCTGGTCGGCTATTTGATCATCGGCGCCATCTGCGGCAGCGGTGGGCTGGGGCTGTTTACCAGCGAAAGCGAAGTGCTGGCCCATCTGGCCGAAATAGGGGCCCTCTTCCTCCTCTTTTCGATCGGGATGGAAATCTCGCTCGACGAGGTCCAGGAGTTCGCCTTCCGCCTGTTGGTTGGGGGGCCGATCCAGTTAATTGCGGTCTCGGTCCCGGCAGCGCTGATCATTCGTGGGCTCGGTTTCGATTGGTCGGCGGCCATCCTGTTGGGGTCGGCGATCGCACTTAGCTCGACGGTGCTCGTCTTCCGTGCGCTGAAAGAAGCAGGCGTGCAAACGTCGGTCGCCGGCGTGTCGTCGATCAGCGTCCTGATTTTCCAAGACATGGCGATCGTGCCGCTGATGCTGATGGTCCCGCTGTTGGCCGGAGCGAGCGAAAAATCAGGACTCGATCTGGCGAAACTTGGCCTCTATTCGCTGATGTTCTTGGCGATCATCCCGGTCTCGGGAAGCATCGTCCGCAGGATCGGCGTTCCGGTGCTGCAGCGACTGCGGAGCCGCGAACTGCTCGTGCTGTTTGCGCTGGCGGTGCTGGGGGGGATGTGCTTTCTCGCCCATGAACTCGATCTACCGGCGGCGCTGGGCGCCTTTGCGGCGGGGCTGATTTTGTCGGGCAATCGCCTGACGCAGCAGGTCGACGCGTTGATCTTGCCGTTCCGCGAAACGTTCGCGGCGATTTTCTTTATCTCGCTCGGCGGTTTGCTCCACATTGAGCAAGCGGTCCGCGATCCGGCGCTCGTTTTGATCGGTTTGCCGGTGATTTTGCTGCTGAAAACGATCGGCGGCGCTTTAGCGCTGCGAGCGGTCGGCGTCCGCTGGCCCGTCGCGTTCTGCTTTGGGCTTGGTTTGTCGCAGGTCGGCGAATTGAGCTTTTTGCTTCTCTCCGAAGGGATGCAACTGAAGCTGATCAGCGACGACCAATACAACCAGATGCTGGTCTTAGCGATCGCGACGCTGCTGCTGACGCCGGCGATGATCAAGTACGGCATTCGTGCCGTGGGGGATCGTCTGTCGGAGGTGGTCAAGCATGTCAAAAAGCTGAAACGCCCCCCGTCCGACGTGAAAGAGGCGGTAGTGATCGGCGTCGGTCCGATCGCCAAGCAGGTTGCGTCGCGGTTTGAGATGCTGGGGATCTCGGTCTGCTTCGTCGACATGAACGCGGTGAACACTTATCCGCTGGAGCAACTCGGCTTTCGAACTGTGACCGGCGACGCGACCAAGATGAAGACGCTGGAGCAAGCGGAAGTCGATCGCGCGCAGTTGGTGCTCGTTTCGGTCCCCAGCGATGATGCGGCGGTGGCGATCGTCCGCTCGATCCGCAAGCTGAACAAAAAGGCGACGATCATGGCACGCTGCCGCTATCTGGAAACGCGCGGGCGGCTAACCGCCTCGGGCGCCGACCTGGCGATCGACGAAGAGTCGCACGTCGCCAGCGCCTTGCTGACGATGGTCGATTCCCTCGACCTGGCGCCTCACTAG